A stretch of Aedes aegypti strain LVP_AGWG chromosome 2, AaegL5.0 Primary Assembly, whole genome shotgun sequence DNA encodes these proteins:
- the LOC5573399 gene encoding zinc finger protein 16, with amino-acid sequence MSPEKMCRLCMGRSNLIHSVLENNLLQKIAICVSIMINPSDTLFPMELCALCVLKVQDFFEFRQNCLKVQQLLEQRNETQIEDDPPAQPVLAVKEEKVEKPSAKPSIEIPQITKLEVILDEEEELDCLNESPELEEVSIVETDVDRTIEELEEIPDEDVLMDDLVEQDDVIFEADSVAETEQEQESETQTTEDRSMDYHIEMIEFNFAQNPQENELEEQADEGQESPIQDVHLPEVEKNESNPELIEHNLQEFEEVSVKDTTSSSFFSRAKARKKYNGPKPPKPNLSEKEIYQSLLQTCDTCGKSVERNRMEGHRNRHLDVRPYICGVESCGMAFHCKISLRLHTKSRHGTEQLHCDLCGKSYTSRKALYHHKKESHAEKHYACEECGLVFVSNARLNRHKVTHTDQREFKCPHCPKEFYRSNNLKVHLRSHTKEKPFGCPSCDKAFGYQRLLREHVNRHH; translated from the exons ATGAGTCCGGAGAAGATGTGTCGACTCTGTATGGGTCGCTCAAATCTCATACACTCCGTGCTAGAAAACAATCTTCTTCAAAAGATTGCTATTTGTGTTAGCATTATG ATCAATCCGTCGGATACGTTGTTCCCGATGGAACTGTGCGCACTTTGCGTGCTGAAAGTCCAGGACTTTTTCGAATTTCGGCAGAATTGTTTGAAAGTTCAGCAACTTTTGGAGCAGCGCAATGAAACTCAAATCGAAGATGATCCTCCAGCTCAACCAGTTTTGGCGGTCAAAGAGGAAAAGGTGGAGAAACCATCTGCAAAGCCGTCGATTGAAATACCACAAATTACAAAGCTTGAAGTGATTCTCGATGAGGAAGAGGAGTTAGATTGCTTGAATGAAAGTCCGGAGCTGGAAGAAGTATCGATTGTGGAAACGGACGTGGACCGGACTATTGAAGAACTGGAAGAAATACCTGACGAAGATGTTCTAATGGACGATTTGGTGGAACAGGatgatgtgatttttgaagcCGATTCTGTTGCTGAAACGGAACAAGAGCAAGAAAGCGAAACTCAAACTACAGAGGATAGAAGTATGGACTATCATATTGAAATGATCGAATTTAATTTTGCACAGAATCCTCAGGAGAACGAATTGGAAGAACAGGCAGATGAAGGACAAGAATCACCTATCCAAGACGTTCATTTACCAGAAGTAGAAAAGAACGAGTCCAATCCTGAACTTATTGAACATAATCTTCAAGAATTCGAAGAGGTTTCAGTAAAGGATACCACGAGCTCATCATTCTTTAGCAGGGCCAAAGCACGAAAGAAATACAACGGCCCCAAACCGCCAAAGCCCAACCTTAGCGAGAAGGAAATTTATCAGTCTCTGCTGCAAACTTGCGATACTTGTGGCAAATCGGTAGAACGAAACCGCATGGAGGGCCACCGGAATCGTCACCTCGATGTAAGACCGTACATCTGCGGCGTGGAAAGCTGCGGTATGGCCTTCCACTGTAAAATTTCCCTGAGGCTTCACACCAAGAGTCGACACGGAACGGAGCAGCTGCATTGTGACCTTTGTGGGAAAAGTTACACCTCCAGGAAGGCTCTCTACCACCACAAGAAGGAAAGTCACGCCGAGAAGCATTATGCGTGCGAAGAGTGCGGTCTGGTGTTCGTCTCCAA TGCTCGTTTAAACCGCCACAAGGTGACCCACACGGACCAGCGGGAGTTCAAATGTCCACACTGTCCAAAGGAGTTCTATCGGAGCAACAACCTGAAAGTGCACCTCCGTAGCCACACGAAAGAGAAACCCTTCGGTTGCCCCTCGTGCGATAAAGCTTTCGGGTATCAACGGTTGTTGCGGGAACATGTAAATCGACACCACTAG